A stretch of Solea senegalensis isolate Sse05_10M linkage group LG10, IFAPA_SoseM_1, whole genome shotgun sequence DNA encodes these proteins:
- the LOC122775533 gene encoding uncharacterized protein LOC122775533 isoform X1: MEQECVAGLYQSLGISVGQEFSPDDVCLLYSRVFHVPADMDEAHAAMEQITGDSCWSCAGENVFDVLLEMEREREKKEKLFWDLQLINAGNVNNIFVMEKPVVTDPHQRKHSHCTRSTHTVQTEKLLEGNEKCERVRSVKRLKRAARQCWIRLASEGVHSILPSPWWRQSLKVKGHAWGCVSLSDAFLLVDVKYDVVTHLLYTEMLVEHHTESVWESLLSWQQHREEEGLEESAEEALESGDMLRLAELPGAFRMYRVCLDASLRSCAEFREQWCSAASLLYETHTCRQQERDKLTELGQRLDRESLKVVCLHIRLATLRAQREKVSYCALLAARQSWETWPRVSGAGGAEQAAALWLHGEGDDDDDELNKDLISVSTQQQAVLQLLMLTQDQERRHLVKLIHGVSLEDLQGPVYTAPPVEEGHNHTALRNSCVKRLRQILTSLQTHSRPQTSTEPHVQAQTDQMQVCTRSEAAVKSQHQLQHCALLLLTQLQELHDLQASALLQVLMDKGEDHLQVLRDEYESELGTRGIANLLQFLISDAALTSSSVFVSENNELQKTPSSTTEVVQSTGSEAAKVLAVFADGDLNEIQAAVMTNQQDVCTDCGFVVEEMPYLEILCVSDAPSKTHQSLTAGREGPQEENGGSATRSPQSYEKQGSLIALAWSKPPEDDDDYDAEAADRVTELSQSCDSSLKAQVQTSDMCSTAEDTQCEETSGDRCDGCHDVNSAEKRELTSEEKSVVDQSCETEAVPERDLQVVQSFESTHHPEMKPHSDDLCSGETSDTAEVDVETCLTATESELLDVGQSTHTQDQKHCSLTTSDFTETPMEREQVKEPVSAMEREQTIRNLVDMQRKVEQRQQRDRERQLLRVRERLSIIQSRKAEEDLLGLKVTDELRHLTQGLPQEDKNRQKTVVRERLEQLRRERSYVLQSKRDRNTAGFKELLGPVALSRETEDEGD, from the exons ATGGAGCAG GAGTGCGTGGCTGGTTTGTACCAGTCTCTGGGAATATCTGTGGGCCAAGAGTTTTCCCCTGACGACGTGTGTCTCCTCTACAGCAGAGTGTTTCATGTTCCCGCCGACATGGACGAAGCACACGCAGCTATGGAGCAG ATTACAGGAGACAGCTGCTGGTCCTGTGCTGGTGAAAACGTCTTTGATGTGCTCTtagaaatggagagagagagggaaaagaaggaaaag CTGTTCTGGGATCTGCAGCTGATAAACGCAGGGAACGTTAACAATATCTTTGTGATGGAAAAGCCTGTCGTCACTGATCCTCACCAGAGGAAACACTCACACTGcacacgcagcacacacactgtacag acagagaaactaTTGGAGGGAAATGAGaagtgtgagagggtgaggagcGTGAAGAGGCTAAAGAGAGCAGCCAGGCAGTGCTGGATCAG GTTGGCGTCTGAGGGTGTGCACAGTATACTGCCCTCACCCTGGTGGAGGCAAAGCCTCAAAGTCAAAGGTCACGCGTGGGGCTGTGTTTCCCTGTCAGACGCCTTCCTCTTGGTAGACGTGAAGTACGACGTCGTGACCCACTTGCTTTACACAGAAATGCTTGTGGAGCATCACA CTGAGAGCGTCTGGGAGAGTTTGCTGTCATGGCaacaacacagagaggaggaggggctggaGGAGTCTGCAGAGGAGGCCCTGGAGTCAGGTGACATGCTCCGTTTGGCTGAGCTGCCAGGAGCATTTAGGATGTACAG GGTCTGTTTGGATGCATCTTTGAGAAGCTGTGCTGAGTTCAGGGAGCAGTGGTGCTCTGCTGCGTCACTCCTGTACGAGACGCACACATGTCGTCAACAAGAGAGGGACAAACTGACAGAGCTGGGACAGAG GTTGGACAGAGAAAGCCTGAAAGTGGTGTGTCTACACATTAGGTTGGCAACTCTGCGAGCTCAGAGAGAAAAAGTGTCCTACTGTGCTCTGCTGGCAGCGAGGCAGTCCTGGGAGACATG GCCTCGTGTCAGCGGTGCGGGTGGAGCAGAGCAggctgctgctctgtggctACATGGTGaaggcgatgatgatgatgatgagctgaaTAAAGACTTGATATCCGTGTCAACACAGCAG CAGGCCGTGCTACAGTTGCTGATGCTGACTCAGGATCAGGAGAGAAGGCACCTCGTCAAATTGATACATGGGGTCTCCCTGGAGGATCTGCAGGGGCCAGTTTACACTGCACCACCAGTAGAAG AAGGTCATAACCACACTGCTTTAAGGAATAGTTGCGTTAAAAGGTTGAGACAAATCCTCACCAGCCTGCAGACGCACAGTCGGCCTCAAACCAGCACTGAGCCACATGTCCAGGCTCAGACAGATCAGATGCAGGTCTGCACGCgcagtgaagcagcagtgaAGTCCCAACACCAGCTGCAACACTGCGCTTTACTCCTCTTGACTCAGCTGCAGGAACTTCATGATCTCCAAGCGTCTGCATTACTGCAAGTGCTGATGGACAAG GGGGAAGATCATCTGCAGGTCCTGCGAGATGAGTACGAGTCTGAACTTGGAACACGGGGCATCGCCAACCTGCTCCAATTCCTGATCTCAGATGCAGCCCTTACTTCGAGCTCCGTGTTTGTGTCTGAGAACAATGAGCTGCAGAAAACTCCGTCCAGCACCACTGAAGTGGTCCAGAGCACGGGTTCTGAGGCAGCAAAAGTTCTGGCAGTGTTTGCAGACGGAGACCTAAACGAAATCCAGGCTGCTGTTATGACTAACCAGCAGGATGTCTGCACAG ATTGTGGATTCGTCGTGGAGGAGATGCCCTACTTGGAGATTTTGTGTGTCTCAGATGCACCGAGTAAAACCCATCAGAGTCTCACTGCAGGAAGAGAAGGACCCCAAGAGGAGAATGGAGGCAGTGCAACAAGAAGCCCCCAGTCTTATGAGAAGCAGGGCTCTTTGATCGCGCTAGCTTGGAGCAAACCACCAGAAGATGACGATGACTATGACGCAGAGGCTGCAGACAGAGTTACAGAGCTGAGTCAGAGCTGTGACAGCAGTCTGAAGGCTCAAGTCCAGACTAGTGACATGTGCAGCACAGCTGAAGACACCCAGTGTGAGGAGACTTCTGGAGACAGGTGTGACGGGTGCCATGATGTAAACtctgcagagaagagagag CTGACCTCGGAGGAGAAGTCAGTGGTTGACCAATCATGCGAGACAGAAGCTGTACCTGAACGTGATCTGCAGGTGGTACAGTCCTTTGAATCCACTCACCACCCTGAGATGAAGCCACACTCTGATGACCTCTGCTCTGGAGAGACCAGCGACACAGCTGAGGTTGATGTGGAAACGTGTCTCACTGCAACAGAGTCAGAGCTGCTTGATGTTGGACAATCCACTCACACTCAGGACCAGAAACACTGTTCACTGACCACA TCTGACTTCACAGAGACGCCGATGGAAAGAGAGCAAGTAAAAGAACCAGTCTCAGCGATGGAGAGAGAGCAGACCATACGCAACCTGGTGGACATGCAACGGAAGGTTGAACAGCGACAgcagcgagacagagagagacagctgcTCAGG GTCAGGGAACGCCTGTCAATCATCCAGAGCAGAAAGGCAGAGGAGGACCTGCTCGGCCTGAAGGTCACAGACGAACTGAGACACCTGACACAAGGTCTACCACAG GAGGACAAGAACCGTCAGAAAACTGTGGTCAGAGAGCGTCTGGAGCAGCTGAGACGAGAGCGCTCTTATGTCCTGCAGTCCAAACGAGACAG AAATACTGCAGGATTTAAGGAGCTCCTGGGTCCTGTTGCTctcagcagagaaacagaggatGAAGGAGACTGA
- the LOC122775533 gene encoding uncharacterized protein LOC122775533 isoform X2, translated as MEREREKKEKLFWDLQLINAGNVNNIFVMEKPVVTDPHQRKHSHCTRSTHTVQTEKLLEGNEKCERVRSVKRLKRAARQCWIRLASEGVHSILPSPWWRQSLKVKGHAWGCVSLSDAFLLVDVKYDVVTHLLYTEMLVEHHTESVWESLLSWQQHREEEGLEESAEEALESGDMLRLAELPGAFRMYRVCLDASLRSCAEFREQWCSAASLLYETHTCRQQERDKLTELGQRLDRESLKVVCLHIRLATLRAQREKVSYCALLAARQSWETWPRVSGAGGAEQAAALWLHGEGDDDDDELNKDLISVSTQQQAVLQLLMLTQDQERRHLVKLIHGVSLEDLQGPVYTAPPVEEGHNHTALRNSCVKRLRQILTSLQTHSRPQTSTEPHVQAQTDQMQVCTRSEAAVKSQHQLQHCALLLLTQLQELHDLQASALLQVLMDKGEDHLQVLRDEYESELGTRGIANLLQFLISDAALTSSSVFVSENNELQKTPSSTTEVVQSTGSEAAKVLAVFADGDLNEIQAAVMTNQQDVCTDCGFVVEEMPYLEILCVSDAPSKTHQSLTAGREGPQEENGGSATRSPQSYEKQGSLIALAWSKPPEDDDDYDAEAADRVTELSQSCDSSLKAQVQTSDMCSTAEDTQCEETSGDRCDGCHDVNSAEKRELTSEEKSVVDQSCETEAVPERDLQVVQSFESTHHPEMKPHSDDLCSGETSDTAEVDVETCLTATESELLDVGQSTHTQDQKHCSLTTSDFTETPMEREQVKEPVSAMEREQTIRNLVDMQRKVEQRQQRDRERQLLRVRERLSIIQSRKAEEDLLGLKVTDELRHLTQGLPQEDKNRQKTVVRERLEQLRRERSYVLQSKRDRNTAGFKELLGPVALSRETEDEGD; from the exons atggagagagagagggaaaagaaggaaaag CTGTTCTGGGATCTGCAGCTGATAAACGCAGGGAACGTTAACAATATCTTTGTGATGGAAAAGCCTGTCGTCACTGATCCTCACCAGAGGAAACACTCACACTGcacacgcagcacacacactgtacag acagagaaactaTTGGAGGGAAATGAGaagtgtgagagggtgaggagcGTGAAGAGGCTAAAGAGAGCAGCCAGGCAGTGCTGGATCAG GTTGGCGTCTGAGGGTGTGCACAGTATACTGCCCTCACCCTGGTGGAGGCAAAGCCTCAAAGTCAAAGGTCACGCGTGGGGCTGTGTTTCCCTGTCAGACGCCTTCCTCTTGGTAGACGTGAAGTACGACGTCGTGACCCACTTGCTTTACACAGAAATGCTTGTGGAGCATCACA CTGAGAGCGTCTGGGAGAGTTTGCTGTCATGGCaacaacacagagaggaggaggggctggaGGAGTCTGCAGAGGAGGCCCTGGAGTCAGGTGACATGCTCCGTTTGGCTGAGCTGCCAGGAGCATTTAGGATGTACAG GGTCTGTTTGGATGCATCTTTGAGAAGCTGTGCTGAGTTCAGGGAGCAGTGGTGCTCTGCTGCGTCACTCCTGTACGAGACGCACACATGTCGTCAACAAGAGAGGGACAAACTGACAGAGCTGGGACAGAG GTTGGACAGAGAAAGCCTGAAAGTGGTGTGTCTACACATTAGGTTGGCAACTCTGCGAGCTCAGAGAGAAAAAGTGTCCTACTGTGCTCTGCTGGCAGCGAGGCAGTCCTGGGAGACATG GCCTCGTGTCAGCGGTGCGGGTGGAGCAGAGCAggctgctgctctgtggctACATGGTGaaggcgatgatgatgatgatgagctgaaTAAAGACTTGATATCCGTGTCAACACAGCAG CAGGCCGTGCTACAGTTGCTGATGCTGACTCAGGATCAGGAGAGAAGGCACCTCGTCAAATTGATACATGGGGTCTCCCTGGAGGATCTGCAGGGGCCAGTTTACACTGCACCACCAGTAGAAG AAGGTCATAACCACACTGCTTTAAGGAATAGTTGCGTTAAAAGGTTGAGACAAATCCTCACCAGCCTGCAGACGCACAGTCGGCCTCAAACCAGCACTGAGCCACATGTCCAGGCTCAGACAGATCAGATGCAGGTCTGCACGCgcagtgaagcagcagtgaAGTCCCAACACCAGCTGCAACACTGCGCTTTACTCCTCTTGACTCAGCTGCAGGAACTTCATGATCTCCAAGCGTCTGCATTACTGCAAGTGCTGATGGACAAG GGGGAAGATCATCTGCAGGTCCTGCGAGATGAGTACGAGTCTGAACTTGGAACACGGGGCATCGCCAACCTGCTCCAATTCCTGATCTCAGATGCAGCCCTTACTTCGAGCTCCGTGTTTGTGTCTGAGAACAATGAGCTGCAGAAAACTCCGTCCAGCACCACTGAAGTGGTCCAGAGCACGGGTTCTGAGGCAGCAAAAGTTCTGGCAGTGTTTGCAGACGGAGACCTAAACGAAATCCAGGCTGCTGTTATGACTAACCAGCAGGATGTCTGCACAG ATTGTGGATTCGTCGTGGAGGAGATGCCCTACTTGGAGATTTTGTGTGTCTCAGATGCACCGAGTAAAACCCATCAGAGTCTCACTGCAGGAAGAGAAGGACCCCAAGAGGAGAATGGAGGCAGTGCAACAAGAAGCCCCCAGTCTTATGAGAAGCAGGGCTCTTTGATCGCGCTAGCTTGGAGCAAACCACCAGAAGATGACGATGACTATGACGCAGAGGCTGCAGACAGAGTTACAGAGCTGAGTCAGAGCTGTGACAGCAGTCTGAAGGCTCAAGTCCAGACTAGTGACATGTGCAGCACAGCTGAAGACACCCAGTGTGAGGAGACTTCTGGAGACAGGTGTGACGGGTGCCATGATGTAAACtctgcagagaagagagag CTGACCTCGGAGGAGAAGTCAGTGGTTGACCAATCATGCGAGACAGAAGCTGTACCTGAACGTGATCTGCAGGTGGTACAGTCCTTTGAATCCACTCACCACCCTGAGATGAAGCCACACTCTGATGACCTCTGCTCTGGAGAGACCAGCGACACAGCTGAGGTTGATGTGGAAACGTGTCTCACTGCAACAGAGTCAGAGCTGCTTGATGTTGGACAATCCACTCACACTCAGGACCAGAAACACTGTTCACTGACCACA TCTGACTTCACAGAGACGCCGATGGAAAGAGAGCAAGTAAAAGAACCAGTCTCAGCGATGGAGAGAGAGCAGACCATACGCAACCTGGTGGACATGCAACGGAAGGTTGAACAGCGACAgcagcgagacagagagagacagctgcTCAGG GTCAGGGAACGCCTGTCAATCATCCAGAGCAGAAAGGCAGAGGAGGACCTGCTCGGCCTGAAGGTCACAGACGAACTGAGACACCTGACACAAGGTCTACCACAG GAGGACAAGAACCGTCAGAAAACTGTGGTCAGAGAGCGTCTGGAGCAGCTGAGACGAGAGCGCTCTTATGTCCTGCAGTCCAAACGAGACAG AAATACTGCAGGATTTAAGGAGCTCCTGGGTCCTGTTGCTctcagcagagaaacagaggatGAAGGAGACTGA